From the Danaus plexippus chromosome 9 unlocalized genomic scaffold, MEX_DaPlex mxdp_24, whole genome shotgun sequence genome, the window acttcaataaatatagtaagtaACAACCAAATTAACACAAATCAAGTTTCATTTGATACTTTATTTTCACACCAATGTAATTTAggtgtaaaattattacttttttactttttaattattaatttttacttagaGGAATCGAATGTATCTGATAGATGAAGAAAAAGATGTTAACTATGAAAAAACTGGGTAAGAGTGAAACcgtttaaatcatttatgctaatatataaacaaaatttttattgttcatgTTCGTGAGACcaaaaaatacagatatacTCATAAATTTCACTAAATTTTTTGCATcgactttttaataaagtaagatTGATGTGACACATAACTAAAACCATAAACAGATATAAATCAACTAAGACTATAAattgtcaattaaattatatagactTGCaacactgtttttatttttatcgatatgtaactgtataattttttatctgtgttttacatttttcattttctgtGGTCTTGACTCTTGGAACTGTGGTCATATTGTTGAAAGTTGACAGACGAGCCTGTCAACAcagctatattaatttatgagatTTTCGTAGTCTTAATTGTATATGTTTCTACtcaagattatataaattatgccGAAGAATAAAGGAAAAGGAGGTAAAAACAGAAGGAGGGGGAAGAACGAAAATGAAACAGAAAAACGTGAGTTAGTTTTTAAGGAAGACGGCCAGGAGTACGCCCAAGTCACAAAGATGCTCGGTAATGGCCGCTTAGAGGCCATGTGCTTTGATGGCATAAAACGTCTTTGCCACATCAGAGGTAAATTACGAAAAAAAGTATGGATAAATCAAGGAGACATCATACTTATTGGCTTACGAGATTATCAAGACGCCAAAGCTGAcgtaattttgaaatacacCCCTGACGAGGCAAGAAATCTTAAAACGTACGGAGAATTTCCTGAAACAGTTCGCATCAATGAGACTGTTGTATATTCTGTTGATGGTCTCGATGAAGACATCGAATTCGGAGACGAAGTCAGCTCGGAAGATGAGGCTGATGCTGTTGatgctatataaataattttgatatgtttAACAACTACAGTAAGTcaatggaaaattattttctattaaaaattaaatgacatattgtgattacaattttgttatcaaaattactataaaatatagcaCAGTCCATAGTAAAATGTCTATTGCAGACACCCAGTATTGTCCTTTAATGCAAGTATACAATgtcttgaatatttattaaaccaaacaaaaaatattacatctaTATAGTAAATCTTGCACAACATTCCTCGGACCCCATGACTTCtcaaacataaaattgtaaggaatgtatataattaaataattataaaagattccattgtttttatttcatattatctttgtttaattacaagcttatttatacatttgatATCCAAACTAATCACTAATTGTCCTGGTTGTTCAAACGGCATTATTAACTATCATGTCTGTACTTGTGTCgggatgtatgtatgtaatagtttctgtctgtatgttatttattgataacagATCATTTATGCAAAAAACATAAATGGGGAATTCATATTCCCCTAATCCTCATTCtttagtacatattttattttaattattcatctcCAGATAAgtaaagtatttgttttttgataaaaagttctcttttatttcaaaattcccTTGTTTTTAccgaaaataatacaatatctattattatacTGTAGCAGAATTAAGACTTTTGTAGGAGATATCTCAAtgaagttatttgaaataccACATTTACTTAGTCATGAATTTCAAACAAGCTTTATAATAActgaaattgttttgtatgtgttatatttaaaatcttggCAATAAAGAaagatttgttatttattcttgaaataatcttaatgtaaataaatatttgagaaaTTATAAGAGAGAATCagagtacaaatattttactgtggTAAAGACAACCCATATCTATTGGTTGAATAGAATTTGTGCTTAGAGAGATTGTAACTAAATACAAGTAGGAAGAATGTgtcaattgtataaaattgtctAAATGTCTTAGAtaactcttaaaatataaatttcatctctgaacaaaataataaaggtcTGACATCAAGCAGGCATGAAtgcaaaaaatactatatagatagattttattgaaatttcttttacatataACCATTTTCTCAAAAACATTGCAATatcataatttgtataaaattatacaaaatttaagaaacaaagattttataagGCTTGTGTGTGTCTCCACTTcatggcaattttttttaatattttcaacattataGGTTGAAGTCTCTAGTATAAaccaattattaaatttgtgtaGACTTTTCAATTGGTTTTTTTCAACCTTTTATACCATCTTAGTGTGGCTCATAAAAGGAAACCATTGTGTAAATTTGTGATAATTACCGAATAGAATTTTGTATACTTCAATCctgaaatatttaagagtCAAAAGATATTgcataaatgataaaatataggcctgcaaaaacttttttgtgcTATGTAAAATCTATCACCACAGAGAAGATGTCTTGAAATCAATATGATAAACCATTAAGCAGAGTATACCCTTATGTATCATACTTGTACAATTGACTGTTTTTGTCTGACAACTTCTGAATTAATTGAGTTGAGTAAGAGTTTTCACTGTGCATCACTAGAATGAAAATAAGTACACTCTTGTGCCATTcattaatgacaaaaaaaactagGTCTACATTTGTTCTTAATTGACAGtttctcttttaaatttactctAGCTATATCGCcagttatttatcat encodes:
- the LOC116767626 gene encoding eukaryotic translation initiation factor 1A, X-chromosomal → MPKNKGKGGKNRRRGKNENETEKRELVFKEDGQEYAQVTKMLGNGRLEAMCFDGIKRLCHIRGKLRKKVWINQGDIILIGLRDYQDAKADVILKYTPDEARNLKTYGEFPETVRINETVVYSVDGLDEDIEFGDEVSSEDEADAVDAI